In Bacillus thuringiensis, the DNA window TCAAAATAAAATTTGTCGTTCCATTTACAATTCCCATTACTTTCGTAATAAGATCTGAAGAAAGTCCTTCTACAATGCTTCGTAAAATCGGAATCCCTCCGGCTACACTTGCTTCATAAAACAAATCAGCTTTATTATCTTTTGCTACTGCTAAGAGTTCCGCACCGTGCAACGCCATTAAATCTTTATTGGCAGTCACAACATGCTTCCCACTTTGTAAAGCTTGCAAAATATATGCTTTTGCATCATCAATGCCACCCATCACTTCGATGACAACGTCAATATTTGGATTATCTAAAATTTCATTTGCATCTTGTGTTAATAGAGTAGAAGGTACCTCTATCTCTCTCTCTTTTTCAATATTTTGTACTAGTACTTTCGTTACTTTCACAGGACAACCTACTTGGTGTATAAGTCGCTCTTGATGATCTGTAATGATACGAACTACACCGCTACCAACTGTCCCAAGACCTAATAAACCAACTTGAATTTCTTTCATAATACTGTCCACCCCTCAAAAATTGTGTTTAGATGAAATTATATGAGTAAAAAATCTGAAAAACAATGTTTTTCGAACATTCGGAAAAATATAAGTTAATCTTTACAAAGAAAACGTTGCCACGTGTTACACAATCTTTTTTTATAATACATAAGGGGTTTCTTGATACACGTAATAATTTAGCCAATTAGAGAATAATAAGTTCCCATGACTCCTCCACCGTACAAGCGGTTTCTCATTTGGATTATTATGCTTAAAATAATTTTTTGGCACATCAATATTTAACCCTTTTTGGCGGTCTCGTTCGTATTCTTGCTTTAACGTATCACAACTATATTCACTATGCCCGAGCGCAAATACTTGTCTCCCTTCTTGCCCGATAACAAGATGAACACCTGCTTCTTCAGAGTTCGCCAACAATGTTAATTCTTTCACCTCTCTAATATCACTCTCTCGTACTTCTGTATGACGAGAATGCGGGGCGAAAAATAATTCATCAAACCCTTGTAACAATTTCACATGTTGCTCACGGACTTCATGTTCAAATACGCCAAACATTTTTTCCTTCAGAGGATACTTTGGAACGCCATAATGATGATACAAACCAGCTTGTGCTCCCCAGCAAATGTGAAGCGTAGATGTTACATTCGTTTTTGAATACTCCATAATACGCCCAAGCTCTTCCCAATAATCTACCTCTTCAAAAGAAAGGGTTTCAACTGGTGCTCCTGTAATAATAAGTCCATCAAACCTCTCATTCTCAATATCACGGAATGTTTTATAGAAACTCGTTAAATGTTCCTGTGCTACATTACGAGACAAATGTGATTCCATATGAAGTAAATGAACATCTAATTGCAACGGTGTATTGCCAACTAAACGAAGTAATTGCGCTTCCGTTTCTTGCTTTGTAGGCATTAAATTTAATATAGCAATTTTCAAGGCCCGTATATCTTGTGTTTCTGCTCGTTCCTTCGTCATTACAAAAATATTTTCTTCCTGCAACACTTTGCGAGCTGGTAAATCTTTGTCAATTATGATCGGCATGTTCTTTGCCTCCGACTAGCGCTGCTTCTAAATCTGCAATAATATCAGAAACATCTTCTATACCAACCGATAAGCGAATTAAATCTGATGTAACGCCAGCTAAACGCTGATCCTCAGCACTTAATTGTCTATGAGTTGTACTAGCTGGATGTATCACGCAAGTTCGTGCATCCGCTACATGCGTTACGAGAGTTGCTAATTTTACATTTGCGATAAATTCTTTCGCTGCTTCTAATCCTCCCTTAATGCCGAATGTTAACACACCACTAGCACCTTTTTTCAAATACTTTTGTGCTAACGAGTAATTTTCATTATTATCTAATCCCGGATAATTCACCCATTCAATACGTTCATGGTTAGCAAGCCACTTAGCAACTGCAAGAGCATTTTCACTATGACGTTCCATTCTTAAATGCAGCGTTTCTAAGCCAATATTGCTAATGTACGCATTGAATGGGCTCATACAGTTTCCGTAGTCTCTTAATAATTGAACACGCGCCTTCACAATATAAGCTGCTGCACCAAAATTTTGAACATAACTTACGCCGTGATAACTTGGATCTGGTTCGACAAGTTCAGGATATTTCCCATTTGTCCAATCGAAGTTGCCTCCATCAATGACAATGCCACCTAAAGAACTTGCATGACCATCAATATATTTCGTCGTAGAATGAACGATAACATTTGCTCCATGTTCAAATGCTTGGCATAAATAAGGAGTTGCTAATGTATTATCCACGATAAAAGGCACTTCCAACTCTTTCGCTGCATCTGAAAATTCTTTGAAATTTAAAACGTTCATCGCCGGATTTCCTAACGATTCTGCATAAACAAGTTTCGTCTTATCATTAGCAAGGGCCACAATTTCATCAGCAGTTAAATTCGGATTAAAGAAGGTAACATCAATACCAAGCTTACGCAAACTCACTCCAAATAAATTAAACGTTCCGCCGTAAACTGTGGAAGAACAAAGTAAGTGGTCTCCGCTACTACAAATATTCAAAACGGCAAGCATAATAGCAGCCTGCCCAGAAGCCGTTGCAACAGCTCCTACACCGCCTTCTAAATCTGATAACTTTTGCTCAAATGCAGCTAAAGTAGGATTTCCAATACGCGTATATATATATCCTTCTGCCTCTAAATTAAATAGCGCTGCTAAATCATCCGAAGTATCGTATTTATACGTCGTACTTTGATAAAGCGGTAAAACACGTGGTTCACCATTCTTTGGTGTATAGCCACCTTGCACACAAATTGTTCCTTTTCCCCATGATTCTCCCATCTCTCATTCTCCTTTCTTTTATACAAAATAAAAAACTGCTCCTTTCCTGAAAACAAGAAAGGAGCAGTTTGAAAACACGCTCTAAAGGCTCTTTCTTATCTTTCAGGATTATTACCTGCAGGATTTGGCACAATTCCGTTATACGGCTGTTGCCAAGGTTTCATCGGGCCTGTCCCTCCACCTTTTCTTGATAAGACTATGCAATTACCGTTGATTTTATAGCAATAATTTCCTAGTGTCAATTGGTTTTTCTGAATGTTCTAAATTAACCGCAAGGGATTTGACATGC includes these proteins:
- the metA gene encoding homoserine O-acetyltransferase MetA, encoding MPIIIDKDLPARKVLQEENIFVMTKERAETQDIRALKIAILNLMPTKQETEAQLLRLVGNTPLQLDVHLLHMESHLSRNVAQEHLTSFYKTFRDIENERFDGLIITGAPVETLSFEEVDYWEELGRIMEYSKTNVTSTLHICWGAQAGLYHHYGVPKYPLKEKMFGVFEHEVREQHVKLLQGFDELFFAPHSRHTEVRESDIREVKELTLLANSEEAGVHLVIGQEGRQVFALGHSEYSCDTLKQEYERDRQKGLNIDVPKNYFKHNNPNEKPLVRWRSHGNLLFSNWLNYYVYQETPYVL
- a CDS encoding bifunctional O-acetylhomoserine aminocarboxypropyltransferase/cysteine synthase; its protein translation is MGESWGKGTICVQGGYTPKNGEPRVLPLYQSTTYKYDTSDDLAALFNLEAEGYIYTRIGNPTLAAFEQKLSDLEGGVGAVATASGQAAIMLAVLNICSSGDHLLCSSTVYGGTFNLFGVSLRKLGIDVTFFNPNLTADEIVALANDKTKLVYAESLGNPAMNVLNFKEFSDAAKELEVPFIVDNTLATPYLCQAFEHGANVIVHSTTKYIDGHASSLGGIVIDGGNFDWTNGKYPELVEPDPSYHGVSYVQNFGAAAYIVKARVQLLRDYGNCMSPFNAYISNIGLETLHLRMERHSENALAVAKWLANHERIEWVNYPGLDNNENYSLAQKYLKKGASGVLTFGIKGGLEAAKEFIANVKLATLVTHVADARTCVIHPASTTHRQLSAEDQRLAGVTSDLIRLSVGIEDVSDIIADLEAALVGGKEHADHN